Sequence from the Eurosta solidaginis isolate ZX-2024a chromosome X, ASM4086904v1, whole genome shotgun sequence genome:
catAAGTGGAAGATAAAAAGAATCTCTTTAAAATGCAggctaaaattgaataaaaaattaagtgaatagaaaaataataggtagaaaaaacaattaaaatttttggaagttagaaattagttaaaataaatggtataaataactatcttattaagctggctcgaggtctgtgttttaaaataaaacaccgttgatgattttttcttttttctcaaccaatatatttcgactgctctgcggcaatcgtcatcagggttacaaaactaataaaacaaaaataatagtaaataaacaattaacaaattatcacaaaaaattttatcattttacatttgcacatacgtttcttagcacgtctgccctgtgcgacgtggagtatggtactgacTTCCTCTAAgcaaatgtttgtatatatgcgcggaattgtccacgtcgctcttaaagttgagtcgtgtgttagtcggtacgttgataatgtgtaacatttcaagagtgaatcgtttactgtagtgttgttcttgttgcagtattttggtctcgtcaaagttaggtatgtgcccactagctgtacagtgtgccataagtgctgttttctggttattttgttgatggcattgttttagatcggatttatgttgtgatagtcttgtttttagtttggacttagttgtaccgacataaatactattgcaagcttcctcaaccttgcctttacagggaattttatacacaacgttgcttttgtccatatttggtatggttgacttcgttttattgaaaaattgttttaaagtattgtacggcttatgtgctatttttgtgttatccttgttgtaacaatcagatttaaccaaacgttctgataattgaggtacataggccagcgacttaaaatttaatggttttccgggtttttctgtgttatttggcaatttagcttttttgattaaccttcttattgtgtgtttaggaaaatcattatttcttaacaatgtgactatttctttctttatttccttgtggtacacttcgtctgaggtaagtagcattttccgtatacagcccaatgctgtatttacaatcatggatttgggatgcttagaattaaaatttataattcgtcctgaagctatttcttttttataccacttaagttttagtcgattgcctcgtctgtttatttcagagtctaaataagctaattttccgttattttctacttctacagtaaattttatattcttgtcaaaattgttgagtgtgtcaagtgtattttgtatctcgttttcacgtactatggcaaagaggtcatcgacgtatttcgAAAGTATCCTAGGTTTATACCGCAATTTTTCCATACTACTATCCAAAAGTTTCTCCATTATTATATCCGCTATGATTGGGGATGTGGGcgctcccatcggcattcctttcaattgcgTGTATATGGTAttcttaaacttaaaatatctacTCTCTTTTATACAGAATGTTGTTATTTCCATAAACAGCTGTTTGGGTATCTTTGTGAACTCTTTAATCATTACCCACTTTTCTTGTATTGTATCGAGTACCAGCTGTATTGGTATACTCGGAAAAAGTGATAACACGtcgaacgaaataagtttttCGTCGTCAAATATATAAGTGTTATTTATCCTTTCTTTAAACTCGAGCgtgtttttgatgttatatgtagaatttgacgttatgttttttaatatttcagcaatatatttgcacaaaCCATATGAGGGTGATCCAATCGCTGAACAAATTGGCCTTAATGGAGTGCCTTCCTTATGGATCTTAGGGAGGCCATAGATTCTGGGTGGaagcgcagttgttgttgtaagtcTATTTCTCTCAGACTTCGTGATTaaatccattttaaaaagcttatctACTAGGCAGTTGTTCTTATTCTGCAATCGTGATGTTGGGTCCTGTCTTTGAACCCTATATGTagttaaatccattaaaatttcttccattttcttattgtaatcgtcgacttccattgctaccgttttattacctttgtctgaagttaaaattcgtatgttactattttgtttaagaaatttcttTGTTTGCTCCACTGTATCTGCAATTGCACTGTCTATTGCACTtgtcttgtttgttgttgtgtgactTTTTATCATCAGCGAGAGTTTTGTGCGTGCCTCCTCTTGCTGATCTTTATTCTTTATAGTTTGTAACAAATCCTCTCCATCCGCTATGTATTGAAACAGCGGGAAGCTCTTATTATCGACCGGTAGTCCGAACTTCGGCCCCTTCGCCAACAATGCTTTTATATCTTGTGGAAATtctaatttcgttttatttataaaccactcttcatgttttttgttattagTAAGTATTTCGTTTCGCTTTGCtcgcattttattaaattttaactcTTGGCGCCtttttagtgttgttgttgttttgttcgcgACATTACTCTCCCTTTCCATTAGCTCAATAAATTCTTTCTCACCCAATTCTTCTCTAAGTTTTTGTGTTACTTGATCTATTCGCTGGTTTAATCGTTGTAAtatattgtgtttttgttttatcagcaggcttaaaattttcattaggTAAAACTGCGTATGTCTGTGTACTAATTTTTCTATGTCCGTGTTTTTGTCCGAGTCAGATACAAATAATTGCTTACATTTAGTTGAATTACTTATAAACTTAGGGATAATTTTTGACTTTCTACATTTCATAAGGAACTTTaaacttgatttaacttttaccaATTTCTTTGACATTAGCTGCAATTTGTTGATTTAGCGTTTTCATTGTAGTTTTTAATATTAGCATATCCCATGTTTGCTGATTTATGctcacggcgtgccttccgtctatgtaaattgtatttgttggcgaccttattcttcaaataactatcttattaagctggctcgaggtctgtgttttaaaataaaacaccgttgatgattttttcttttttctcaaccaatatatttcgactgctctgcggcaatcgtcatcagggttacaaaactaataaaacaaaaataatagtaaataaacaattaacaaattatcacaaaaaattttatcattttacatttgCACATACGTTTCTTAGCACGTCTGCCCTGTGCGACGTGGAATATGGTACTGACTTCCTCTAAgcaaatgtttgtatatatgcgcggaattgtccacgtcgctcttaaagttgagtcgt
This genomic interval carries:
- the LOC137235402 gene encoding uncharacterized protein, with translation MSKKLVKVKSSLKFLMKCRKSKIIPKFISNSTKCKQLFVSDSDKNTDIEKLVHRHTQFYLMKILSLLIKQKHNILQRLNQRIDQVTQKLREELGEKEFIELMERESNVANKTTTTLKRRQELKFNKMRAKRNEILTNNKKHEEWFINKTKLEFPQDIKALLAKGPKFGLPVDNKSFPLFQYIADGEDLLQTIKNKDQQEEARTKLSLMIKSHTTTNKTSAIDSAIADTVEQTKKFLKQNSNIRILTSDKGNKTVAMEVDDYNKKMEEILMDLTTYRVQRQDPTSRLQNKNNCLVDKLFKMDLITKSERNRLTTTTALPPRIYGLPKIHKEGTPLRPICSAIGSPSYGLCKYIAEILKNITSNSTYNIKNTLEFKERINNTYIFDDEKLISFDVLSLFPSIPIQLVLDTIQEKWVMIKEFTKIPKQLFMEITTFCIKESRYFKFKNTIYTQLKGMPMGAPTSPIIADIIMEKLLDSSMEKLRYKPRILSKYVDDLFAIVRENEIQNTLDTLNNFDKNIKFTVEVENNGKLAYLDSEINRRGNRLKLKWYKKEIASGRIINFNSKHPKSMIVNTALGCIRKMLLTSDEVYHKEIKKEIVTLLRNNDFPKHTIRRLIKKAKLPNNTEKPGKPLNFKSLAYVPQLSERLVKSDCYNKDNTKIAHKPYNTLKQFFNKTKSTIPNMDKSNVVYKIPCKGKVEEACNSIYVGTTKSKLKTRLSQHKSDLKQCHQQNNQKTALMAHCTASGHIPNFDETKILQQEQHYSKRFTLEMLHIINVPTNTRLNFKSDVDNSAHIYKHLLRGSQYHTPRRTGQTC